The window CAATTAAAATTATTGTAAGACTCACAAAAACAGATTTATTAAGTCAGCACTGATATCAAATATTTGAGGCTCACCTTGCGAGTGGGCTTCAGGCGCACAATCTTAAGGGCAGCTGGAACAACCATGCGCTTCCTCTGTAGAACAAAAACCAACATCAGATAGTCGAAAACAACACATCTAACTCTTGATAAGACGGCTCGTCTCAGATATTGTATTTAATTTCTTTTCATTGTCTCATTCAAAGAAGGCTGGTATAGTATCATCACAGACGGCAGTTTAATATGCATAGTTCAAACGGGGCGATATTGTGGCCCTTTGATGTTCATTGAGATTCACCTTGTCATAGGGCGGGGGGATACCATCAAACACCTTCAGTCTATCCAGAGCAGCCTGTCCTCGCTTGGTTTTGTGGGGCAGCATGCCTGGTGAGCAGAGAAAACACTTGttggttaaatacatttttaaataacaaatgcAGTTGTAGCAACGGTTTAGTTTTTCCAAGCACTCAACTCAGGAATCAGATCCGAAAGTGTCTCATCAAAGATGATCAGTTTGGGATAAAGAGTTCATCACCGTCAAGCAAACAACTTGTGCTGGATCAAATTACCTCACTTTACAAGACAAATCAGTTCTCCAAAAGTATATCAATACAACAATGGATCATTGTTGGGTTCTCTTAAGGCCCACTTTTAGATCAATAGGTTATCTAAACCAAATATTTTGCAACGAATCTTTAATCAGTATTGCAATAATACATTTCCAAGCTAATGTCACAAACTCGCCTCTAACAGTCCTCCAGAAGATCCTGCTGGGAGCTCTGAAGTGGAACGGTCCACGAGAGGGGTTGGTGTTCATCCTCTTCCGCAGGAAGGCCAGGTACTTCACTGTGGAGGGGTAAATAATAGACATTTAATCAGAGTTACAAATACTTCACAGCATTAGGCAGGGGCAGCAATTTAGTATTCCATGTCTCAGATGGTAGTGCATGTAAGGTAGTCTCATGGTCATTGAAACTCGAACAACAGTGTTAAAACATCACTGACAAGGATATGAAGGAATAGGAACTATGAAAGAAGCTTAATTCACAGGCATGTATTCTACTTACGCTTGTTGCGGTAGAAGTTTCCGGAAATGTTGATTCCTTCACATCTCACCACCACCACTTTGTGTCCTAAAGATAACATTGATTTAGCGTTTGGACAAACAAATCCAGTCATGTTAATGAATACTAGTATCCCGTCTCAGATGGTAGTGCATGTAAGTTTTTTCATGGTCGTTAAACTAAAGTAAAACTGTTAATTCATCATCATTGACGGATGCAACACATGGCCTCAATACAGGCGTGAGCAAAAAATATTCAGTCACATGTTAGCGTTACACAAGtctttgcttttttaaaacttaCCGAGCAGAACCTGCTTGGCCACAAGGGCAGCGAGCCGTCCGAGGAGGTGGCCCCTGCCATCAAGTAGCAGAACCTGCAGGTTAAAATAAAACGGTTTAATGGTACCATTTCGGCCTAATTGGTAGTTTTCCTATGAACTTACTTGGTAACATATCATAAATCAGACGGGAGATTCGCATTTATACTTGAACGTTACTAAAGTTATTGGTCACATTTGAGATTCAATGAATATTTAAAGCAAATACACGTTGTAGCTCACGAGCATTTCGATAACTGCCACATGTAACTCGCCGATGAGGACATAGCATTAGCTTAGCTTCAACGTAAAGGCACGACGACACGTTAGCTAGCATTATTAGATAGATCTCGTGGTTATACGTTTAACAATGTAATTTTACAAGTAATGTTACAACATTAGCGCGTAAGTTACCTGGATCGTAAATATGAACAacacatgtttaagctagccAGCTAACGGCAAAGCCGAGATCGGGAGGCTGCCATGATGAAGGCATGTACTCAGACGAGCGGTCTCAAATATGTCCTGAAATCAAGTCTTAAGAGTAACACCGAAAACAACCAACATATCACCCACAGGTACCGTAGTTATCACCTGTAAATTATCTAAAAAGTATCGGATAAAACTGGCACTAAATAGCTAATAAACAGATAATCACTCCGCAGCGGTTGCACACCTTATTGAACCGGTCCGCCATGATGCGCGAAAAGAAAGACAGACGGGGTTGCTCGTGCTGAAAGGCAGGGGCGGCCGGAAGTGACGATGTTTTATTTCTCGTGGGAGGTGTGCACAAAAGTTGGATCGCCGCCGTTCGGGCGGAGGGagaagtttcttcttcttcttcttctttttggggaTTTATGGCGAATGGCATTCAACAAAaagtgcattaccgccacctactgtactGGGGTATGAACCAGAGCTATCTAtccctccaaaataaaataaaggggaaaaaacaaggGAGAAGTTTATTtacaatatatctatatattatacttatgttttttgtatttataataatttgatgctctcttgttttttttttactattctcatgttgtgttatcAGATTTAAACATGGACCTTTGGTGAAAAGAGTTGTTACTGCTTGCCAATATCGTGTTGTGCATTTAGAGCTCATGCacacttatttatttagttcggaaatccagtgtgtgtgacctgtgtgctTCAAGGGAAGATTTCTAATACAACTACCCCAGAGCCCTCATTGACCCAATATTCACTGCGTACGTTCGTTTGTGGTTATTTGATGAAATGGACATTTTTTTGGAGAATATCAACTGAAATGATACACAAGCCCATGTTGACAAAATGCATTTGCAGTGGAGATGTGTGTCAAAATCGACACGGTGCATATTCCTAATTATTCCCATTCTTATCCCTAAGTAACATTCGAGCAGCATCACTCGGAGAAAATTGACCACAATTATTCTCACCTACTCAGGCAGACACCTCCACTACTTACTCAGGTTGTTGCATGTACTGTGTCACCAGGACGGTCATGAATGTATGGGTAATGGTTCTGCAAATGTTTGAGTTATTAAAACCGTTCATAGAGTGATTATTGTTTCCATGGTGTGTTGTGAATCAAGTTGTACAACTTTGCCTTTTTTTGTCGTCGGTGGTCAGTGTGTATTATGGACATTTTAGCTAATATTTTATCATGTCAACCTTGCATATGTTAAGATTTGCTGCGATTTACTGTTTTACGTTGATGCACATTATAATTGGAAAATTACCATTCCAGTCCATTATCCAAACTATTAAGAGTACGCTAAATTAAATATAAGGTAATTTAATCGAATATTCCAttacagacaaccattcatgctCAGATTCACACCTTTTTTAGAGTCTTCAATTAACTTTGAGCTGCATGACTGTGGAAGATGGAGAACCGGAAGGGAACCCACACTGTTGCGGGGAGAACATgccaactccacacagaaggaccacaCAAGATCCAGGTTTGAACCCTTTGCTCTATTGCTGCGATGCAGCCGTGCCTCTAAATATTCCAAATATCAGTTATTCTATACCTTTTCCTATAATTCGTTATTTAACTATTTTACAATTTCATTTATAACATGTTAGACCTGCAACGAATAAATAATCACTTAATCAGTAGATAAGACAATTATTTATCAGCTTCTGTGACGACAGCAGTGTCCCATCATGCACCAGGGTGcgtataacaacgacaaacccagGTCAACAGCTAAACTCAGACAGCTACGGTTGCTAAAGGAACAGGCGTTTAGGAGTAGGGCCAAGGACATGTATAAGGAGTCAAAacacaggtttagcaaggcggggAGAGACACTAAACGGCaatactctgagaaactgcaacaccAGCTCTCAGCAAGTGACTCTGCGTCTGTGTGGAGAGGCCTCAGACAGATCACCAAGCCTAAAGCCCCCCACTCCATAAAAGACCCCGTCTGGCTAACCATCTGAACGACAAAGGGACAGTCCTGACCGCATCTACCACcagcgttaatcacggagttccacaaggttctgtgcttggaccaattttatttaccttatacatgcttcctttgggcaatattatcaggaaacactccataaactttcattgttatgcagatgacactcaactatatttatcgataaaaccagaggagagcaaccaactctgtaaaattcaagcatgtcttaaagacataaaaacatggatgacctgcaacttcttgatgttaaactcagacaaaaccgaagtaattttaatcggccctgagcacctcagagatcaattatctggtgatgtggattctgtagacggcattgccctggcatccaacaccactgtaaagaatcttggcgttatctttgatcgacttgtcctttaactcccacgtaaagcaaatctcaaggactgcatccttccatctacgtaatatttcaaaatcaggcacatcttgtctcaaaagatgcagaaaaattggttcacgcgttttcttgctcgagactggattactgcaactccttattagcaggctgctctaataaatcttagtcctccagttgatccagaatgctgcagctcgtgttctcactaaaactaagaaaagagatcacatcactcctgcactagctgctctgcactggctcccagtaaaatcaagaatcacttttaaaattcttctcttaacctacaaagccttgattggtgatgctccatcatatcttaaggagcttgtcgtaccatattgccccactagagagctgcctcactaaatgcggactacttgtagttcctagagtcttaaaaagtagaatgggagccagagcctttagttatcaagctcctctttatggaaccagcttccaatttcagtccgggaggcagacacagtcacctcgtttaagagtagacttaagaccttcctctttgacagagcttatagttagggctgaatcaggtttgccctggtccagcccttgatatgctgctataggcttatagctgcgggggacgtttaggatgcactgagtacctatctcctttttttctctccttaaggatgaattttcatctctcaatcacacgttactaactctgctttctccccgagtccttttttttttacgtctcatggggggGTCACTTATGATGAGAtttagatcctatctgcctgatggatcgtctgggtcggaaaattcctgctcatgacgcccgcactgtcctgttgagactccgcccactcctccccaccgccatctgcctgatggatcgtggaggtctccatcgtggaatatgcctactatgaactattcatacactctgtcatattcattgaatgtattttaactctaaatctgtccttctgtacacattacatctattgcatctgtccatcctaggagagggatcctcctctgttgctctcctccaggtttcttcctttttccctaaggggttatttgggagtttttcctggtccgatgtgaggttttggggcagggatgtctatgtgtacagattgtaaagcactccgagacaaatttgtaatttgtgaaattgggctatacaaataaactgaattgaattgaatctagcAACTCCAGACTGCCTCTCCCTTCACCGTGAACATCGTGCTGATCAGCGATCTCCGGTGttcagacatcttcaacacctgcCTGGAGACATGTCATGTACGTGCTTCAAGGTCTCCAccatcttccccccccccccccacactccaaAAAAAGATTGCGACTTAATGagtacaggcccatcgccctgacctctgtggtccaTGTTAAcgttaaaagaaaattaattaatgtaaataaactaaAGTTACTCACTTATTGTTTCATAAAGAATAGCTTTAGTGCAGAACTTTATGTGAAGTAAAACttaaacaaaagacaaatatcTCGCACAGTTACGTTGAGGAACATTACCATTAGTTTTGGAGACTGGTGGGTCTAATTCCACTCCAGATGAGGACAGAGTCTGTTTGCTGTGTGAGCGCAGGGAAATTGAGAATGAGGTTCATGTTTTGTTTAACGGTCCTATCAACGAGGACATAACGGATGTATTGTTTAATTAAAGGATTTCAGTTCATGTTGATTACTTTTGCCTGGATAACTGTGAAAAACTTGATTTGTTCTTCAGTAAAGGAATTTCTTTAGTGTTTGATTTGCCAGGCCTGGGAGAGAAGGCAGAATGTTTTGTTTTAGATAAAGCGGTGAACTAACCTGTACATTTTGAATTGAACGCAACTATATGAAATGGGTCCACTGCAGCTGCACCTTGTGTCTTATAAAGGTTGGACAATTTAtgtgcttaaaataaaaataaaaatatctttatCTATAGAAAAATGtcttgtatttgttttgtttccgaATAACCATGACATATTACTTCCAGTGTAACCTGTTTGTTAAAACATCACTCacaattaataataaacaaGTATTATGCACACAAGTTATCAAAAAGCATTGACAGCAAATCAAAGACAATATCTTTTAATACAAATGTGTCTGCAATATTTTTGGGAAACAGTTGAAATCTTCCTGCAGCAcacttttgtcttctttttttcaattcttACCATATACAGTAAGTCAAATGCAAATCATTTACTTCATGATCTCGACCAAAAGCTTGAGTTCGACACTGCTGCTTACTGCAAAGGCACACCCATGATCACTGGTCCAACAGAAGCCACAACCTTTGGCTCAGATTTGGTCTCCCTCAAAGCCCTGGCACCTCTCcctacaaacagacaaacaaacatggtCAGATTTGATAGCATATTGGTCCTTTAATTCTGCAGATTATTAACTAATCTCTTACTTTTTACTCCGGAGCACATTGGTTCACAGGACCAGCTTCCTGCAGGAGTGCACACAGCTGTACTGCAGTGAATATACACCTGAACAAAGAAAACCATGTAAGCAGAGtaatacaaacatattttctCAAATCAGTTTATCATCAATGGATTCAATCATTACCTGTTCCTTCATGGGTTGAGATGACATGGGGTCAACAAAggtaaacattttgaaaaagaaacGTCTGTAGTGACTGGGTAAGGCCAGACCAGAGGAGGCATCGACTGGAACCAGTGAGGACATGTAGTTATCAGTCCTGCATGGACACCTGGATGAAAAGAAAATGGCATTAAGGCAAATCCTCtctaattaaatgaaaaaaggaAGTCAGCAGTATTTTCTCTAACACTAATCCTATTGAGCAGAAGTGTAAACTCTGACAAAAATGGTTGAACATGTTGTCATTAACAGGACAGTTAAATTGGTGTTTTAGTTACCCGTCTGTCAGAATGTCCCACTGGGGCAGACTGTGAGGGTTGGGGCTTGTGGTCGCCCAACAGCGACCAAGAGTCAGGACAAGGTTGGGATCTGTCTTTTCAAGGAGTTGAACCTCCACGTACACAGGGTCCTTCAGTACTTTGGACACAGGATAGTCAGCGTCCGTGTAATACGAAGTATAGGCCACCTCCTCTGTGAGAGCAGGAACCAGTTAGCATGACAGCCATCTACAAACACAGCAGCGCTGGCAGGTCGACATTTGATTACCTTCATAACAACCCTTTACAAAGCACTGTCCACTACCCAACCTCAGTTCTACTCGGATGGGTCCCATAAGAGCAATTGTTGGAATCATTTCTATAATTCCTGAATCTACAACCAAAGATTTAACAGCGCTGCCGATGTACCTACACTGGAAGAGCAATCTGAAAAGAGAAAACGGGCATTATGTTGCATGGCCAGATCTGTTATTtagatattacaatattacTTTAAGAAAGCATCACCGACTCAAATTTACTGTCCCTGGTAATGACTCCACGACTCCCGGATTCCACTTCATATGTGGAGAGCATTTTGTTCTCATAGATTATAGCACCAGACTCCTCCTACAaaaggtaaaagaaaaatgacatTATGGGGTGAAcatgtaacttttttttaactggtAGAAAAGTTGAGGAACTCATGGTCTTACCAAAACAACGGTTCCACATGAGGTAACAGGAAAGTTATAGATGGCAAAGTCTGAATTAGAGTCAACATGTGTACAGCCTTCAGCTTTGCTCAACAGTGAAATTGACTCGAGGTCGATGTTGGGCAGAGTGGCATCTCTCGCTACTACGACGATGAACTGGCCGTCCTTGGTGCACTGGACGGTCACTGGTGGCATaataacatatgtatatataagcaTTGAGAGGTTTAAGATGAAGATCACCATTTTTGCATCTTTCCATACGATCAATTGCATGACATTCTTTTGAAAACTCACCGGCCTTTCCATAAAAGCACTGATCGCTATGGTAGCAGCAGTGTATGGCTTTGCAGCCATCAGGAGAGATCCCAGGAAGTCCACATTTGATTCTTACGTTATGTTCCACTTCACAACTGTCGGCATGAGGATTCTGTCCCAAAACTGGTTCGTAATTGGAAGATGGGATTTGGGGGCTCTGCGGATTGGTATCATCGAATGGCATTTTAGAGCCGTGGTTCTGGCGATGTACCCCACCATCTCCATTGCCAAGTCTGTTGCCATATCCATATTGGCTATATCGACCTGGTTGATGTCCGGGTGATGGTAGACCAGGTATTAGGCCGAGTGTTGATTGACCATATAGTTGTCCCGATGATGAGTGACCATATTGTTGTCCCGATGGTAAGTGAACAGGTTGTTGTCCCGATGATGAGTGACCAGATAGTTGTCCCGATGGTAAGTGAACAGGTTGTTGTCCCGATGATGAGTGACCATATTGTTGTCCCGATGGTAAGTGAACAGGTTGTTGTCCCGATGATGAGTGACCATATTGTTGTCCCGATGGTAAGTGACCAGGTTGTTGTCCCGATGATGAGTGACCAGGTTGTTGTCCCGATGATGAGTGAACAGGTTGTTGTCCCGATGATGAGTGACCATATTGTTGTCCCGATGGTAAGTGAACAGGTTGTTGTCCTGATGATGAGTGACCAGGTTGTTGTCCCGATGATGAGTGAACAGGTTGTTGTCCCGATGATGAGTGACCATATTGTTGTCCCGATGGTAAGTGACCAGGTTGTTGTCCCGATGATGAGTGACCAGGTTGTTGTCCCGATGATGAGTGAACAGGTTGTTGTCCCGATGATGAGTGACCATATTGTTGTCGATGGTAAGTGACCAGGTTGTTGTCCGATGATGAATGACCAGGTTGTTGTCCGATGATGAGTGAACAGGTTGTTGTCCCGATGATGAGTGACCATATTGTTGTCGATGGTAAGTGAACAGGTTGTTGTCCTGATGATGAGTGACCATATTGTTGTCCGATGGTAAGTGACCAGGTTGTTGTCGATGATGAGTGACCAGGTTGTTGTCCCGATGATGAGTGAACAGGTTGTTGTCCCGATGATGAGTGACCATATTGTTGTCCCGATGGTAAGTGAACAGGTTGTTGTCCTGATGATGAGTGACCAGGTTGTTGTCCCGATGATGAGTGAACAGGTTGTTGTCCCGATGATGAGTGACCATATTGTTGTCCCGATGGTAAGTGACCAGGTTGTTGTCCCGATGATGAGTGACCAGGTTGTTGTCCCGATGATGAGTGAACAGGTTGTTGTCCCGATGATGAGTGACCATATTGTTGTCCCGATGGTAAGTGACCAGGTTGTTGTCCCGATGATGAATGACCAGGTTGTTGTCCCGATGATGAGTGAACAGGTTGTTGTCCCGATGATGAGTGACCATATTGTTGTCCCGATGGTAAGTGAACAGGTTGTTGTCCCGATGATGAGTGACCATATTGTTGTCCCGATGGTAAGTGACCAGGTTGTTGTCCCGATGATGAGTGACCATATTGTTGTCCCGATGGTAAGTGACCAGGTTGTTGTCCCGATGGTAAGTGACCAGGTTGTTGTCCCGATGATGAGTGACCATATTGTTGTCCTGATGATGAGTGACCATATTGTTGTCTCGATGGTAAGTGAACAGGTTGTTGTCCCGATGGTAAGTGACCAGGTTGTTGTCCCGATGATGAGTGACCAGGTTGTTGTCCCGATGATGAGTGACCAGGTTGTTGTCCTGATGATGAGTGACCATATTGTTGTCTCGATGGTAAGTGAACAGGTTGTTGTCCCGATGATGAGTGACCATATTGTTGTCTCGATGGTAAGTGAACAGGTTGTTGTCCTGATGATGAGTGACCATATTGTTGTCTCGATGGTAAGTGACCATATTGTTGTCCCGATGGTAAGTGAACAGGTTGTTGTCCCGATGATGAATGACCATATTGTTGTCTCGATGGTAAGTGACCAGGTTGTTGGCGACGAGGGGGAGCGCCCTTTCTACCATAACCCTGAGCTTCTACCTCTGTCCAAACTAAGCATGCGAGCAGTGCTACTGCCACAAAAGAGGCGACATCCCAGTGCTTTGCCATGGTTCAACAGCAGTTTGACCCAGACAGTCCCCAAGTGTACAGCTTGCTGCCACATTTATACATGTCCAGGagtgatgtttaaaaaaaaaaaaaatcctcaggcAGAATAACCACCAATGACAGCTTCCTATCTTTTCAATAGCCACTTAAAAGCTTCAGGGGTGTATTGtcatgtttttaatatataatttagGGGGATGATTTGACAAGCCTTTTAGCAACGTCACCAGATCAGACACGTGTCCTGTTAGATCAGGTCACCTTTTATTAAAGGTCTTTGTGACCTCAAAAGTTATTTGTCCACAAATGTTTATTTTGCAAGTGCAAAATGGTAAACATATTGATCTTTTCTTTGGATCGATAACACAATTTGTCATATGTGCTTTATGGCGAAATTCTTTCTTACATAACTATGTAGCAGTTTGCCAAAATGAGGAGCTTTTAATCAACTAAAAGACAACCGTGCTTTGAAGGTTAAAATAAATCTTTCAATCGAGAAAGACTTTTCTCGAcgtaatataatacatacatacggTATTACATAACTATTGTAGTTTGGGAGGTAACAGATGAAAAAGGGCACAGTCTTTTATGATCTACTGGTGTGGTGGTACATTTACTTTACCCGCTGTTAAATCTTTTTAAGCTTCAGGCAGTGGCAGACAAAAGGAATGCTAGATCAGCATGGTCACAAATAATACAGATGTATACATCCTGCACTTAACAGATGACCTGTCCACATAAGTACTTTATTACTTAACAGGAAAGAGGCATGCATTGATAGTATGCAAAATAACAGCTTGTATACcagtttcttaacccttgtgttgccttagggtcattttgacccgaatcaatattacaccctccccccgccttaggattcatttgaccccattcaatgtttaatgtcggtgttctttcggtagtcaacaaacaaacataaagtgcctcacacttaaacttggaaaacaatattaattctaataattttctggaggtttttattgctggcgtcaaattgaacccaaagggtaaaatatgttagtaaatataaaggtaacaggagggtgaaacattgaatcgggtctaaatgaccctaaggcaacacaagggttaagtcactttctaaacttcttagaccgttgcactgttttgcactgtttgttttgtactgcactgttttgttcttgttttgtattgtattgtgttgcaatgtatattttgtgtaagcacacagagtcactttaccaagacaaattccttgtttgtgcaaacttacttggccaataaaagctgattctgattctgaatttCAGTTACTGTTATGCTCCTCACCATCCTCAGTTCCTGGGAGAGA of the Pseudoliparis swirei isolate HS2019 ecotype Mariana Trench chromosome 11, NWPU_hadal_v1, whole genome shotgun sequence genome contains:
- the LOC130201001 gene encoding LOW QUALITY PROTEIN: zona pellucida sperm-binding protein 4-like (The sequence of the model RefSeq protein was modified relative to this genomic sequence to represent the inferred CDS: inserted 1 base in 1 codon); translated protein: MDMATDLAMEMVGYIARTTALKCHSMIPIRRAPKSHLPITNQFWDRILMPTVVXVEHNVRIKCGLPGISPDGCKAIHCCYHSDQCFYGKAVTVQCTKDGQFIVVVARDATLPNIDLESISLLSKAEGCTHVDSNSDFAIYNFPVTSCGTVVLEESGAIIYENKMLSTYEVESGSRGVITRDSKFELLFQCRYIGSAVKSLVVDSGIIEMIPTIALMGPIRVELRLGSGQCFVKGCYEEEVAYTSYYTDADYPVSKVLKDPVYVEVQLLEKTDPNLVLTLGRCWATTSPNPHSLPQWDILTDGCPCRTDNYMSSLVPVDASSGLALPSHYRRFFFKMFTFVDPMSSQPMKEQVYIHCSTAVCTPAGSWSCEPMCSGVKRRGARALRETKSEPKVVASVGPVIMGVPLQ
- the LOC130201002 gene encoding uncharacterized protein LOC130201002 codes for the protein MMSEQVVVPMMSDHIVVPMVSEQVVVLMMSDQVVVPMMSEQVVVPMMSDHIVVPMVSDQVVVPMMSDQVVVPMMSEQVVVPMMSDHIVVPMVSDQVVVPMMSDHIVVPMVSEQVVVPMMSDHIVVPMVSDQVVVPMMSDHIVVPMVSDQVVVPMVSDQVVVPMMSDHIVVLMMSDHIVVSMVSEQVVVPMVSDQVVVPMMSDQVVVPMMSDQVVVLMMSDHIVVSMVSEQVVVPMMSDHIVVSMVSEQVVVLMMSDHIVVSMVSDHIVVPMVSEQVVVPMMNDHIVVSMVSDQVVGDEGERPFYHNPELLPLSKLSMRAVLLPQKRRHPSALPWFNSSLTQTVPKCTACCHIYTCPGVMFKKKKNPQAE
- the rpl13a gene encoding 60S ribosomal protein L13a isoform X1, whose amino-acid sequence is MNTNPSRGPFHFRAPSRIFWRTVRGMLPHKTKRGQAALDRLKVFDGIPPPYDKRKRMVVPAALKIVRLKPTRKFALLGRLAHEVGWKYQAITATLEEKRKEKAKIRYGKKKTQIKLTKLAVKNVETKIAKFTDVLKLYGVLV